Proteins from a single region of Streptomyces spinoverrucosus:
- a CDS encoding SCO3933 family regulatory protein — MPSFKIDVSTAVVFVATAPTPKLVNQKTGERAIDRETGAGLSTVGLLVSDEGEGNLYQVTIPETGLPDGLTPGMPVAVTGLRARDWENEFNGQKRHGISFRAVAVTPLGA, encoded by the coding sequence ATGCCGTCTTTCAAGATCGATGTTTCGACCGCTGTGGTGTTCGTGGCGACCGCGCCGACGCCGAAGCTGGTCAACCAGAAGACCGGTGAGCGGGCGATTGACCGGGAGACCGGTGCGGGCCTTTCGACGGTGGGCCTGCTGGTCTCGGACGAGGGTGAGGGCAACCTCTACCAGGTCACCATCCCGGAGACCGGTCTCCCGGACGGGCTGACGCCGGGTATGCCGGTGGCCGTGACCGGGCTGAGGGCGCGTGACTGGGAGAACGAGTTCAACGGCCAGAAGCGGCACGGGATCTCGTTCCGTGCGGTCGCGGTCACCCCGCTGGGGGCCTGA
- a CDS encoding FtsK/SpoIIIE domain-containing protein — MADVATWLELGGVAAGAGGVRLAKYRAPRVYWSLVGLPATWGRFTWTYRSTMDVCGLTVQPSRLRAFMTRNVARREVRPVAPKVRRVRPTSTGLRVTLRLPAGLEPADVAASAVRLRHAFGVHSVIVAETKPGYVELRMTGYDVLNRVRMPRKAVPRGLVVPVALREDGTVFERDYRKIPHALTLGANQSGKSMYQRNLIKGLAQLPVGLVGIDCKRGVEQSRYAPRLSALATDRDSAGDLADALVGEMEDRFDLLALYGVSDVWELPEELRPVPLVVLIDEVAELFLVTSKKDEPARDHMVMQLVRLGQMARAVGIYLEACGQRFGSDLGKGATALRAQLTGRVVHRVNDKQTAEMGLGDIAPDAVVSVLGIRADRPGVAVAGDASGYWSRIRTPEVSPDQAATVCREFAYLTPELPFLAPFRPVGRAVPPMPATPPLVAP, encoded by the coding sequence ATGGCCGACGTCGCGACCTGGCTGGAGCTGGGAGGCGTTGCGGCTGGTGCCGGTGGCGTCCGCCTCGCGAAGTACCGTGCGCCGCGCGTGTACTGGTCGCTGGTCGGCCTCCCGGCCACGTGGGGCCGATTCACCTGGACCTACCGGTCCACCATGGACGTGTGCGGGCTGACGGTGCAGCCGTCCCGCCTGCGGGCGTTCATGACCCGCAACGTGGCCCGCCGTGAGGTGCGGCCGGTGGCGCCGAAGGTCCGCCGGGTCCGCCCGACCTCGACCGGACTGCGGGTGACGCTCCGGCTCCCCGCCGGGCTGGAACCGGCCGACGTGGCCGCGTCCGCCGTGCGCCTGCGGCATGCCTTCGGGGTGCATTCGGTGATCGTCGCGGAGACTAAGCCCGGCTACGTAGAGCTGCGGATGACCGGCTATGACGTGCTCAACCGGGTGCGGATGCCGCGCAAGGCTGTACCTCGTGGCCTGGTCGTTCCGGTGGCGCTGCGGGAGGACGGCACGGTCTTCGAGCGGGACTACCGCAAGATCCCGCACGCCCTGACCCTGGGCGCGAACCAGTCCGGCAAGTCCATGTATCAGCGCAACCTGATCAAGGGACTCGCGCAGCTCCCGGTCGGCCTGGTCGGGATCGACTGCAAGCGTGGTGTTGAGCAGAGCCGATATGCGCCGCGTCTGTCGGCGCTGGCCACTGACCGGGACAGTGCCGGTGACCTGGCCGACGCTCTGGTCGGGGAGATGGAAGACCGCTTCGACCTGCTCGCCCTCTACGGGGTCTCTGACGTGTGGGAGCTGCCCGAAGAGCTTCGGCCGGTGCCGCTGGTGGTGCTGATCGATGAGGTGGCGGAGCTGTTCCTGGTGACGTCCAAGAAGGACGAACCGGCTCGCGATCACATGGTCATGCAACTGGTGAGGCTCGGGCAGATGGCTCGCGCGGTCGGCATCTACCTGGAGGCGTGCGGGCAGCGCTTCGGCTCCGACCTGGGCAAGGGCGCGACCGCCCTGCGTGCGCAGCTCACCGGCCGGGTCGTGCACCGCGTCAACGACAAGCAGACGGCGGAAATGGGCCTCGGCGATATCGCCCCGGACGCGGTGGTCTCCGTGCTCGGGATCCGCGCGGACCGCCCCGGTGTGGCGGTGGCCGGTGACGCCTCCGGCTACTGGTCGCGTATCCGCACTCCCGAGGTCTCCCCGGATCAGGCGGCGACTGTCTGCCGTGAATTCGCATACCTGACCCCGGAGTTGCCGTTCCTGGCCCCGTTCCGGCCGGTCGGCCGTGCCGTGCCGCCGATGCCCGCCACGCCGCCGCTCGTGGCCCCGTAG
- a CDS encoding DUF2637 domain-containing protein: MRALRFDAVLVQAVIAGALSFAHLHDLAEAAGQTGWKAWAYPVSVDLLLVAVWRRLRTERSGLAWFWFLVALVASLGANIATAGLLDLDHVPAWLRILVAGWPALAFLGGTLLAHSPTPAGDRVPVPPAPAAPAPAPTPTPTPEPLPEREPITTPEPTPALPEASAPAVPPALIDHARKVATEHRTRTGSDIDTATLRARLGIPEDLAGAIAAQLA, from the coding sequence ATGCGCGCACTCCGCTTTGACGCCGTGCTGGTGCAGGCCGTGATCGCTGGTGCGTTGTCCTTCGCCCACCTGCACGACCTCGCCGAAGCCGCTGGACAGACGGGTTGGAAGGCCTGGGCCTACCCGGTCTCGGTCGACCTGCTCTTGGTCGCCGTGTGGCGCCGACTCCGTACGGAGCGGTCTGGGCTGGCCTGGTTCTGGTTCCTGGTCGCCCTGGTCGCCTCGCTCGGCGCCAACATCGCCACCGCCGGACTCCTCGACCTCGACCACGTCCCGGCCTGGCTGCGCATCCTCGTCGCCGGATGGCCCGCGCTCGCGTTCCTCGGCGGCACTCTGCTGGCTCACTCGCCGACTCCGGCCGGGGACCGGGTGCCGGTTCCGCCGGCGCCCGCAGCCCCGGCCCCCGCGCCCACCCCCACCCCCACCCCCGAACCGCTCCCTGAGCGCGAACCGATCACCACCCCCGAGCCCACACCGGCTCTGCCCGAAGCATCCGCTCCTGCGGTGCCTCCGGCACTGATCGACCACGCCCGCAAGGTCGCCACCGAGCACCGCACCCGCACCGGCAGCGACATCGACACCGCCACCCTGCGCGCCCGCCTCGGCATCCCGGAAGACCTCGCCGGAGCGATCGCCGCCCAACTCGCCTGA
- a CDS encoding mobile element transfer protein — translation MRPNRFYDVNRIGPVKVGTFHNGRGQTRHTAACTAPKCGFSTEHRDRSAAELAARTHRCNP, via the coding sequence GTGCGCCCGAACCGCTTCTACGACGTGAACCGCATCGGACCGGTCAAGGTCGGCACGTTCCACAACGGCCGTGGCCAGACCCGGCACACCGCCGCCTGCACGGCCCCGAAGTGCGGATTCTCCACCGAGCACCGCGACCGCTCGGCCGCCGAACTCGCCGCCCGCACCCACCGCTGCAACCCCTGA
- the repSA gene encoding replication initiator protein RepSA produces the protein MTNAATLAGLDPATLADVLRLAGSADFDRWQDQIRRTGGCSDPIRLTGGTKTIDPATKTVLHAYTTDHEPGGMLRIACGNRRASRCPACAWTYAGDTYHLIRAGLTGDPAKGTPETVRDHPRVFATLTAPSFGPVHNRPGTRACRCGQRHAEDAPELGTPLDPASYDYAGAVLWNNHASELWRYFTIYLRREIARRAGLTQKAAREQSRVSFGKVAEYQKRGAVHFHAVIRFDGPDGPDSRPPAWATLDLLTDAIHAAAARVAVDVPPASHRPDPDQPAITQPARTLRWGTQLDVQPIGAFGQGEEITEQAVASYVAKYATKAAETTGTVDRRIGNKEALILLGVPDHPSRLIEACLDLHPLYPDRKLRDWAHMLGFRGHFSTKSRRYSTTLGALRQVRADYRAAQQREALGLPDPDDEEATTLTLAHWTYAGHGHTPGESWLASNIHRDLQQSREAAREVAADLRLEEEGW, from the coding sequence GTGACCAACGCCGCCACCCTGGCGGGCCTCGACCCGGCCACCCTCGCCGACGTGCTGAGGCTGGCCGGGTCGGCCGACTTCGACCGCTGGCAGGACCAGATCCGCCGCACTGGCGGCTGCTCCGACCCGATCCGCCTGACCGGCGGCACGAAGACGATCGACCCCGCCACTAAGACAGTCCTCCACGCCTACACCACCGACCATGAGCCCGGCGGCATGCTCCGCATCGCCTGCGGCAACCGGCGTGCCTCCCGGTGCCCGGCCTGCGCCTGGACCTACGCCGGAGACACGTACCACCTCATCCGTGCGGGACTCACCGGAGACCCTGCCAAGGGCACCCCTGAGACCGTGCGGGACCACCCCCGCGTCTTCGCCACCCTCACCGCCCCCTCCTTCGGCCCCGTCCACAACCGCCCCGGCACCCGGGCCTGCCGGTGCGGCCAACGCCACGCCGAGGATGCCCCGGAACTGGGCACGCCGCTGGATCCGGCGTCGTACGACTACGCGGGCGCGGTGCTGTGGAACAACCACGCCTCCGAGCTGTGGCGCTACTTCACGATCTACCTCCGCCGGGAGATCGCCCGCCGGGCCGGGCTCACGCAGAAGGCTGCCCGCGAACAGTCCCGGGTGTCCTTCGGCAAGGTGGCCGAGTACCAGAAGCGCGGGGCCGTGCACTTCCACGCCGTGATCCGTTTCGACGGTCCCGACGGGCCGGACTCCCGGCCCCCGGCCTGGGCCACGCTGGATCTCCTCACCGACGCGATCCATGCCGCCGCCGCTCGCGTGGCTGTCGACGTGCCCCCGGCCTCGCATCGGCCGGACCCCGACCAACCGGCCATCACGCAACCGGCTCGCACGCTGCGCTGGGGCACTCAGCTCGACGTCCAGCCGATCGGCGCCTTCGGCCAGGGCGAGGAGATCACCGAACAGGCCGTGGCCTCCTACGTCGCCAAGTACGCGACCAAGGCGGCTGAAACCACTGGCACCGTCGACCGCCGGATCGGCAACAAGGAAGCGCTGATCCTGCTCGGCGTGCCCGACCACCCGAGTCGGCTCATTGAGGCCTGCCTCGACCTGCACCCGCTCTACCCGGACCGCAAGCTGCGCGACTGGGCCCACATGCTCGGCTTCCGCGGCCACTTCTCTACGAAGTCCCGCCGCTACTCCACCACCCTCGGCGCCCTGCGCCAGGTCCGCGCCGACTACCGCGCCGCCCAACAACGCGAAGCCCTCGGCCTGCCCGACCCCGACGACGAAGAGGCAACCACCCTGACCCTCGCCCACTGGACCTACGCCGGACACGGCCACACACCCGGCGAATCCTGGCTGGCCTCCAACATCCACCGCGACCTTCAGCAGAGCCGCGAAGCCGCACGCGAGGTAGCCGCAGATCTGCGCCTTGAAGAGGAGGGCTGGTGA
- a CDS encoding excisionase family DNA-binding protein → MDRLLNVQEVAERLGTGVRFARRLIEERRITFVKVGRHVRIPESAVEAYVTAHTVEPIVLRPTGLRRAA, encoded by the coding sequence ATGGACCGACTCCTCAACGTGCAGGAAGTCGCCGAACGCCTCGGCACGGGCGTGCGGTTCGCCCGTCGTCTCATCGAGGAACGTCGTATCACCTTCGTGAAGGTCGGCCGCCATGTCCGCATCCCTGAGAGCGCGGTCGAGGCCTACGTGACGGCCCACACGGTGGAGCCGATCGTCCTGCGGCCGACGGGTCTGAGGAGGGCTGCCTGA
- a CDS encoding tyrosine-type recombinase/integrase, translating to MPGKRKSRRTFGRIRKLPSGRFQARYPGPDGVLRPADRTFATSTDADRWLSKKRIEIEEGRWLDPAEGQTTVRDWAARWLAAVSPQLKHKTQASYRSLINSLINPALGDRELSSLRPITIAEWVGGMKTKGLSASRIRQAYRVLSQIMRAAVDNDLIPQTPCRGVKLPRMPQTEPHILTPLEASRIVRSAAKPHDLLIALLAYGGLRVGEAFALRRVDIDVSGGFVLVDENLAEANGALVFDTPKSHQKRLLRVGPSLAKRLGRHIESLPGGDDALLFTTPGGKPLRYNQWRKAYFDPAVSAAGLTDVTPHDLRASHGTWVADRYGVMTAAHRLGHSNASVTTRHYARPVAGRDDQVAEAADSWLDGHDPAPGARSGHDDDDDGSAGVLAPA from the coding sequence ATGCCGGGCAAGCGCAAGTCCCGCCGGACCTTCGGTCGTATCCGCAAGCTCCCGTCCGGCCGCTTCCAAGCCCGGTATCCCGGGCCTGACGGCGTACTCCGGCCTGCGGACCGGACGTTCGCCACGTCGACGGACGCTGACCGCTGGCTCTCGAAGAAGCGTATCGAGATCGAAGAGGGGCGCTGGCTCGACCCTGCCGAGGGACAGACGACCGTGCGCGACTGGGCGGCACGCTGGCTCGCTGCCGTCTCCCCGCAACTCAAGCACAAGACCCAAGCGTCGTACCGGTCCCTGATCAACTCACTGATCAATCCGGCGTTGGGGGATCGCGAGTTGTCGAGCCTCCGGCCGATCACGATCGCTGAGTGGGTCGGCGGCATGAAGACGAAGGGCCTCAGCGCTTCGCGCATCCGCCAGGCGTACCGGGTCCTGTCGCAGATCATGCGGGCGGCCGTCGACAACGACTTGATCCCGCAGACGCCGTGCCGGGGCGTGAAGCTGCCGAGGATGCCTCAGACGGAGCCACACATCCTCACCCCGCTGGAGGCGTCCCGGATTGTGCGGAGTGCTGCCAAGCCGCATGACCTGCTGATCGCGCTTCTCGCGTACGGGGGCCTCCGGGTCGGTGAAGCGTTCGCCCTCCGGCGGGTGGACATCGACGTGTCGGGCGGCTTCGTCCTGGTCGACGAGAACCTGGCCGAAGCCAACGGCGCCCTGGTCTTCGACACCCCGAAGTCGCATCAGAAGCGGCTCCTTCGAGTCGGCCCGTCGCTCGCCAAGCGGCTCGGTCGGCACATCGAGAGCCTGCCCGGCGGGGATGACGCGCTCCTGTTCACGACGCCTGGCGGCAAGCCGCTGCGCTACAACCAGTGGCGCAAGGCGTACTTCGACCCCGCTGTGTCGGCGGCCGGGCTGACCGACGTCACCCCGCACGATCTCCGCGCTTCGCACGGGACGTGGGTCGCCGACCGGTACGGCGTGATGACCGCCGCTCACCGGCTCGGCCACTCGAACGCGAGCGTCACCACCCGGCACTACGCCCGGCCGGTCGCCGGTCGCGACGACCAGGTCGCCGAAGCCGCGGACTCCTGGCTCGACGGGCACGACCCCGCCCCAGGGGCACGTAGCGGGCACGACGACGATGACGACGGCTCCGCCGGGGTGCTCGCACCCGCCTGA
- a CDS encoding bifunctional DNA primase/polymerase, with protein MATIDRQATTLALAHALSAAERGLAVIPLSRTKLPALRSPHRADPAAPACHGECGRFGHGVYDASTDPRRIRELFAAAPWATGYGIACGLPPHHLIGIDLDTKSGTDSSAALRELALRHLFTIPETVVVLTPSGGRHLWLTGPPDVAVPNSAGRLAPGIDIRGAGGYLVGPGSRTDHGTYGTAPGTAHLAPAPCPPALLRLLLPPPRTPAPPHGRTGNSGGHGQGLVQFVLAAHEGQRNTRLFWAACRAYENGLAPALVPALIEAALGTGLSEREARATIASAARLTGERP; from the coding sequence ATGGCCACCATCGACCGGCAGGCCACGACGCTGGCCCTCGCACACGCCCTGTCAGCCGCCGAACGCGGCCTGGCCGTCATCCCCCTCTCCCGGACCAAACTCCCGGCCCTGCGCTCCCCCCACCGCGCCGACCCGGCGGCCCCCGCCTGCCACGGCGAATGCGGCCGTTTCGGACACGGCGTGTACGACGCCTCGACCGATCCGCGCAGAATCCGCGAACTGTTCGCCGCCGCGCCCTGGGCCACCGGCTACGGCATCGCCTGCGGCCTTCCCCCACACCACCTCATCGGCATCGACCTGGACACCAAGTCGGGTACGGACTCCTCGGCCGCCCTGCGCGAACTCGCGTTGCGGCACCTGTTCACGATCCCCGAGACGGTGGTCGTCCTGACCCCCAGCGGCGGCCGCCACCTGTGGCTGACCGGCCCCCCGGACGTCGCCGTCCCCAACTCGGCCGGCCGCCTGGCCCCCGGCATCGACATCCGCGGCGCCGGCGGCTACCTCGTCGGCCCCGGCTCCCGCACCGACCACGGGACGTACGGCACGGCACCGGGCACGGCCCACCTGGCCCCCGCACCCTGCCCACCGGCCCTGCTCCGCCTGCTCCTCCCGCCCCCACGCACGCCCGCCCCACCACACGGCCGGACCGGGAACAGCGGGGGCCACGGCCAGGGCCTCGTCCAGTTCGTGCTCGCGGCACACGAGGGCCAACGCAACACGCGCCTGTTCTGGGCGGCCTGCCGCGCCTACGAGAACGGCCTCGCCCCCGCCCTGGTCCCCGCCCTGATCGAGGCGGCCCTCGGGACGGGTCTCAGCGAACGGGAGGCACGCGCGACGATCGCGTCAGCGGCCCGACTGACAGGGGAGCGGCCGTGA
- a CDS encoding bifunctional MaoC family dehydratase N-terminal/OB-fold nucleic acid binding domain-containing protein → MNGRDHPDDDDLLARLKAYEGRPATLLGTGKDPVNRPMIRHWCEALGDTNPAYTGPDAIAPPTMLQAWTMAGLSGHDRSGATTRTPAYDELLGLLDEAGCTSVVATDCEQEYLRPVRPGDEITFDTVIESVSARKTTKLGTGYFVTTRTRVHAAGELAGTHRFRILKYAPARPKKAPAEPRPRPVVNRDNAGFWEGVQRHELLIQRCADCRTPRFPWLPGCGACGGLDWDTVRAAGDGTVHSYVVMHHPPFPAFDPPYAVGLIELAEGVRIVSNVVGVPYDKVRIGMPVRLEFRRYDDELVLPVFRGGLS, encoded by the coding sequence ATGAACGGCAGGGACCACCCGGACGACGACGACCTGCTCGCCCGCCTCAAGGCCTACGAGGGCCGCCCCGCCACCCTCCTCGGCACCGGCAAGGACCCCGTCAACCGGCCCATGATCCGCCACTGGTGCGAGGCCCTCGGCGACACCAACCCGGCGTACACCGGCCCCGACGCCATCGCTCCGCCCACCATGCTCCAGGCCTGGACGATGGCCGGCCTCTCCGGCCACGACCGCTCCGGCGCTACGACGCGGACCCCGGCGTACGACGAACTCCTCGGCCTGCTCGACGAGGCCGGCTGCACCTCGGTCGTCGCCACCGACTGCGAGCAGGAGTATCTGCGCCCCGTGCGCCCCGGCGACGAGATCACCTTCGACACGGTGATCGAGTCGGTGTCGGCGAGGAAGACCACCAAGCTCGGCACCGGCTACTTCGTCACGACCCGCACCCGCGTCCACGCCGCGGGAGAACTCGCCGGCACCCACCGCTTCCGCATCCTCAAGTACGCCCCCGCCCGCCCGAAGAAGGCCCCGGCCGAGCCCCGCCCCCGCCCCGTCGTCAACCGTGACAACGCCGGTTTCTGGGAGGGCGTCCAGCGGCACGAGCTGCTGATCCAGCGCTGCGCCGACTGCCGCACCCCGCGCTTCCCCTGGCTCCCGGGCTGCGGCGCGTGCGGCGGCCTCGACTGGGACACCGTCCGCGCGGCCGGGGACGGCACGGTCCACTCGTACGTCGTCATGCACCATCCGCCCTTCCCGGCCTTCGACCCTCCCTACGCCGTCGGCCTGATCGAGCTGGCGGAGGGCGTGCGGATCGTCAGCAACGTGGTCGGGGTGCCGTACGACAAGGTGCGGATCGGGATGCCGGTACGGCTGGAGTTCCGGCGGTACGACGACGAGTTGGTGCTGCCCGTGTTCCGGGGAGGGCTCTCGTGA
- a CDS encoding MaoC family dehydratase has translation MNVGDELPPLEVEITRTLIVAGAIASRDYQDVHHDAELARQKGSPDIFMNILTTNGLVGRYITDHFGPAAVLRKVAIRLGAPNYPGDTMVLTGRVEAIDGPTAVVRVSGDNGIGRHVTGTVTVTLPAGGTS, from the coding sequence GTGAACGTGGGCGACGAGCTGCCTCCGCTGGAGGTCGAGATCACCCGCACCCTGATCGTGGCCGGGGCGATCGCCTCGCGGGACTACCAGGACGTGCACCACGACGCGGAGCTCGCCCGGCAGAAGGGCTCCCCGGACATCTTCATGAACATCCTGACCACGAATGGCCTGGTCGGCCGTTACATCACCGACCACTTCGGCCCCGCTGCCGTCCTGCGCAAGGTCGCCATCCGGCTCGGCGCGCCCAACTATCCGGGTGACACCATGGTGTTGACCGGCCGTGTCGAGGCGATCGACGGACCGACGGCCGTGGTCCGGGTGAGCGGCGACAACGGCATCGGCCGGCACGTCACGGGCACGGTGACCGTCACCCTGCCCGCCGGGGGCACCTCGTGA
- a CDS encoding lipid-transfer protein, protein MKAAIAGTGATDFSKDSGRSELRLAVEAVRAALDDAGLAPADVDGMVTFTMDTNPEITVARACGIGELSFFSRVHYGGGAACATVQQAALAVASGAAEVVVCYRAFNERSGRRFGSGVRHREPSAEGVALGWVMPFGLLTPASWVAMAAQRYLHTYRLTPEEAFGPVAVTARRHAAANPAAYYHGRPITLADHAASRWIAEPLRLLDCCQETDGGQALVVTSLERARDLRHAPAVIAAAAQGAGRAQEQMTSFYAGDLTGLPEAAVVARRLWRTAGCGPADIDVGILYDHFTPFVLMQLEEYGFCGRGEAAGFVAEERLPLNTHGGQLGEAYLHGMNGIAEAVRQLRGTSVNQVPGAERVLVTAGTGVPTSGLVLTAER, encoded by the coding sequence GTGAAGGCCGCGATCGCCGGCACCGGCGCCACCGACTTCTCCAAGGACTCCGGGCGCAGCGAACTGCGCCTGGCCGTCGAGGCGGTGCGGGCGGCGCTCGACGACGCCGGGCTGGCGCCGGCCGACGTGGACGGCATGGTGACGTTCACCATGGACACCAACCCGGAGATCACCGTCGCCCGGGCGTGCGGCATCGGCGAGCTGTCCTTCTTCTCCCGCGTCCACTACGGCGGCGGCGCGGCGTGCGCGACCGTGCAGCAGGCGGCGTTGGCGGTGGCGTCCGGGGCGGCGGAGGTGGTGGTCTGCTACCGCGCGTTCAATGAACGTTCGGGCCGCCGCTTCGGTTCCGGCGTACGGCACCGGGAGCCGTCGGCGGAGGGCGTGGCACTGGGCTGGGTGATGCCGTTCGGGCTGTTGACGCCCGCGTCGTGGGTGGCGATGGCGGCCCAGCGGTATCTGCACACCTACCGGCTGACCCCTGAGGAGGCCTTCGGCCCGGTCGCCGTCACGGCCCGTCGGCACGCGGCGGCCAACCCGGCGGCGTACTACCACGGCCGCCCGATCACCCTCGCCGACCACGCCGCCTCCCGCTGGATCGCCGAACCGCTGCGGCTGCTGGACTGCTGCCAGGAGACGGACGGCGGCCAGGCCCTCGTCGTCACCTCCCTCGAACGCGCCCGGGACCTGCGGCACGCCCCCGCCGTGATCGCGGCGGCCGCCCAGGGTGCGGGCCGCGCGCAGGAGCAGATGACGAGCTTCTACGCCGGCGACCTGACCGGGCTGCCGGAGGCGGCGGTGGTGGCGCGGCGGCTGTGGCGGACGGCGGGGTGCGGTCCGGCCGACATCGACGTGGGGATCCTGTACGACCACTTCACCCCTTTCGTCCTCATGCAACTCGAGGAGTACGGGTTCTGCGGGCGCGGCGAGGCGGCCGGTTTTGTCGCCGAGGAGCGGCTGCCGCTGAACACGCACGGGGGGCAGCTCGGGGAGGCGTACCTGCACGGCATGAACGGGATCGCGGAGGCGGTACGACAGTTGCGCGGCACGTCCGTGAACCAGGTTCCGGGGGCGGAACGCGTGCTGGTGACGGCGGGGACGGGCGTGCCGACGTCGGGGCTGGTACTGACGGCCGAGAGGTGA
- a CDS encoding SigE family RNA polymerase sigma factor, with protein sequence MTTPVCTTASNAAAPRTQTLSYPSFASYVRARQPVLLRTARSLTANPSDAEDLLQTALTKTYVAWERIEDHRALDGYVRRALLNTRTSQWRKRRVDEFACDELPEPEPLPGGDDPAEQQALRDAMWRAIMRLPARQRAMVVLRYYEDLSEAQTAEVLGVSIGTVKSAVSRALGKLREDPELGLVR encoded by the coding sequence ATGACCACACCCGTCTGCACCACCGCCTCGAACGCGGCCGCACCCCGGACGCAGACCCTCTCGTACCCGTCCTTCGCGTCGTACGTCCGGGCCCGCCAGCCCGTGCTGCTGCGCACCGCCCGGTCGCTCACCGCGAACCCGAGCGACGCGGAGGACCTGCTGCAGACCGCGCTCACCAAGACGTACGTCGCCTGGGAGCGCATCGAGGACCACCGCGCGCTGGACGGCTATGTCCGCCGCGCGCTGCTGAACACCCGTACGTCGCAGTGGCGCAAGCGCCGGGTGGACGAGTTCGCCTGCGACGAGCTGCCCGAGCCGGAGCCGCTGCCCGGCGGCGACGACCCGGCCGAGCAGCAGGCGCTGCGCGACGCGATGTGGCGGGCGATCATGAGACTCCCGGCCCGGCAGCGGGCGATGGTCGTCCTCAGGTACTACGAGGACCTGAGCGAGGCCCAGACGGCCGAGGTGCTCGGCGTGTCGATCGGCACGGTGAAGTCGGCGGTGTCGCGGGCGCTGGGCAAGCTGCGCGAGGATCCCGAACTGGGGCTCGTCCGGTGA